Proteins encoded within one genomic window of Eleutherodactylus coqui strain aEleCoq1 chromosome 1, aEleCoq1.hap1, whole genome shotgun sequence:
- the AUNIP gene encoding aurora kinase A- and ninein-interacting protein isoform X2: MLETESTAEDRGTVTYIADRTAAVILCTSTRFNPLSRRQSTDSVLVEFTQTKSPQPYTKQTSMYSFFSPAGNKNKQSCITDNTLIQEASPEFVGNNEQEAPKVMKPSPTGPSVCLSQTYIDCEPTANQESASSCKTPRNAEKSGSSGGAEDYDWVLDKRHNRDGGFIRASIYRSQEKSLSPPPNYWATGFGSKHQNNLSDSPISKSPDKKCSTEDLLPSCQFEDQLFTQDTQGNRVICHRFMKERGKTAYPAVPLQDKTNVTWKARSPMKEPLHYLCEEESLQNMFTQNSEGNLVIKH; the protein is encoded by the exons ATGCTGGAGACTGAAAGCACTGCTGAAGATAGAGGGACAGTTACATACATTGCTGATCGCACAGCG GCCGTGATCCTCTGCACATCTACAAGATTTAATCCCCTTTCAAGACGACAATCTACAGATTCTGTGCTGGTTGAGTTTACACAAACAAAATCCCCTCAGCCTTACACCAAGCAGACTTCGATGTATTCCTTCTTCTCTCCTGCTG GCAACAAGAACAAACAATCTTGTATTACTGATAATACGTTGATTCAAGAAGCCTCTCCTGAGTTTGTGGGGAACAATGAACAAGAAGCACCAAAAGTGATGAAACCTTCACCCACTG GACCTTCTGTGTGTTTGAGCCAAACTTATATTGACTGTGAACCTACTGCAAATCAGGAGAGTGCCTCTTCCTGTAAAACACCTAGAAATGCAGAGAAGTCAGGAAGTTCAGGAGGCGCTGAAGACTATGACTGGGTTCTGGATAAACGTCACAATCGGGATGGTGGCTTTATCAGAGCCTCCATATACAGATCACAAGAGAAGTCTCTAAGCCCTCCGCCTAACTATTGGGCCACTGGCTTTGGATCCAAGCACCAGAATAACTTGTCTGACTCCCCCATTTCTAAATCTCCTGACAAGAAATGTAGTACAGAAGACCTTTTACCTTCATGTCAATTTGAAGATCAGCTTTTCACGCAGGATACACAAGGCAACAGAGTAATCTGTCACCGCTTTATGAAGGAGCGAGGGAAGACTGCTTACCCAGCTGTGCCACTCCAGGACAAAACTAATGTCACTTGGAAGGCAAGAAGTCCCATGAAAGAACCTCTACACTATCTGTGTGAGGAAGAATCCCTCCAGAACATGTTCACACAAAACTCTGAAGGGAATCTGGTTATAAAACACTAA
- the AUNIP gene encoding aurora kinase A- and ninein-interacting protein isoform X1, with translation MKSRKGVRPLPQPEECGVWLDASQMKRRSQQAVILCTSTRFNPLSRRQSTDSVLVEFTQTKSPQPYTKQTSMYSFFSPAGNKNKQSCITDNTLIQEASPEFVGNNEQEAPKVMKPSPTGPSVCLSQTYIDCEPTANQESASSCKTPRNAEKSGSSGGAEDYDWVLDKRHNRDGGFIRASIYRSQEKSLSPPPNYWATGFGSKHQNNLSDSPISKSPDKKCSTEDLLPSCQFEDQLFTQDTQGNRVICHRFMKERGKTAYPAVPLQDKTNVTWKARSPMKEPLHYLCEEESLQNMFTQNSEGNLVIKH, from the exons ATGAAGAGCAGAAAAGGTGTCCGTCCGCTGCCGCAGCCAGAGGAGTGCGGGGTCTGGCTAGACGCGTCGCAGATGAAGAGGAGATCGCAGCAG GCCGTGATCCTCTGCACATCTACAAGATTTAATCCCCTTTCAAGACGACAATCTACAGATTCTGTGCTGGTTGAGTTTACACAAACAAAATCCCCTCAGCCTTACACCAAGCAGACTTCGATGTATTCCTTCTTCTCTCCTGCTG GCAACAAGAACAAACAATCTTGTATTACTGATAATACGTTGATTCAAGAAGCCTCTCCTGAGTTTGTGGGGAACAATGAACAAGAAGCACCAAAAGTGATGAAACCTTCACCCACTG GACCTTCTGTGTGTTTGAGCCAAACTTATATTGACTGTGAACCTACTGCAAATCAGGAGAGTGCCTCTTCCTGTAAAACACCTAGAAATGCAGAGAAGTCAGGAAGTTCAGGAGGCGCTGAAGACTATGACTGGGTTCTGGATAAACGTCACAATCGGGATGGTGGCTTTATCAGAGCCTCCATATACAGATCACAAGAGAAGTCTCTAAGCCCTCCGCCTAACTATTGGGCCACTGGCTTTGGATCCAAGCACCAGAATAACTTGTCTGACTCCCCCATTTCTAAATCTCCTGACAAGAAATGTAGTACAGAAGACCTTTTACCTTCATGTCAATTTGAAGATCAGCTTTTCACGCAGGATACACAAGGCAACAGAGTAATCTGTCACCGCTTTATGAAGGAGCGAGGGAAGACTGCTTACCCAGCTGTGCCACTCCAGGACAAAACTAATGTCACTTGGAAGGCAAGAAGTCCCATGAAAGAACCTCTACACTATCTGTGTGAGGAAGAATCCCTCCAGAACATGTTCACACAAAACTCTGAAGGGAATCTGGTTATAAAACACTAA